The Streptomyces camelliae genome window below encodes:
- a CDS encoding GNAT family N-acetyltransferase encodes MSDTPELPDGYEFSADTARVDVDRVHTWLSTDAYWAIGRPREKHERAMASSLNFGVYDRASGAQVAYARVVTDEALFAWLADVYVDPSVRGKGVGTAFVGRIRDHLKPYGLRRMLLATHDAHGVYEKAGFQPLERPEQWMIHLFT; translated from the coding sequence ATGAGCGATACGCCCGAACTCCCCGACGGCTACGAGTTCTCCGCCGACACCGCCCGCGTCGACGTCGACCGCGTCCACACCTGGCTGTCGACCGACGCCTACTGGGCGATCGGCCGGCCGCGCGAGAAGCATGAGCGGGCGATGGCGTCCTCGCTGAACTTCGGGGTGTACGACCGGGCCTCGGGGGCGCAGGTGGCGTACGCGCGCGTGGTCACCGACGAGGCGCTGTTCGCGTGGCTCGCCGATGTGTACGTCGACCCGTCGGTGCGCGGCAAGGGCGTCGGCACGGCGTTCGTCGGCCGCATCCGCGACCACCTCAAGCCGTACGGCCTGCGCCGCATGCTGCTCGCCACCCACGACGCGCACGGGGTGTACGAGAAGGCCGGCTTCCAGCCGCTGGAGCGTCCCGAGCAGTGGATGATCCACCTCTTCACGTGA
- the argJ gene encoding bifunctional glutamate N-acetyltransferase/amino-acid acetyltransferase ArgJ, which translates to MSVTAAKGFTAAGIVAGIKENGNPDLALVVNEGPRRAAAGVFTSNRVKAAPVQWSEQVLKSGQVSAVVLNSGGANACTGPKGFQDTHATAEKVAEALGRGAIEVAVCSTGLIGVLLPMDKLLPGVETAAAQLSEHGGEKAAIAIKTTDTVHKTSVVTKDGWTVGGMAKGAGMLAPGLATMLVVLTTDADLDSETLDRALRSATKVTFDRVDSDGCMSTNDTVLLLASGSSGITPGYEEFAAAVETVCADLGRQLIGDAEGASKDIKVEVINAASEADAVEVGRSIARNNLLKCAIHGEDPNWGRVLSAIGTTSAAFEPDQLNVAINGVWVCKNGSVGEDREKVDMRYREVHIVADLAAGAETATIWTNDLTADYVHENSAYSS; encoded by the coding sequence GTGAGCGTGACGGCAGCGAAGGGATTCACGGCGGCAGGCATCGTCGCCGGGATCAAGGAGAACGGCAACCCGGACCTGGCCCTCGTGGTCAACGAGGGGCCCCGCCGTGCCGCCGCGGGCGTCTTCACCTCCAACCGCGTGAAGGCCGCACCGGTGCAGTGGTCCGAGCAGGTGCTCAAGAGCGGCCAGGTCTCCGCGGTCGTCCTCAACTCCGGCGGCGCCAACGCCTGTACGGGCCCCAAGGGCTTCCAGGACACCCACGCCACCGCCGAGAAGGTCGCCGAGGCACTCGGCCGGGGCGCCATCGAGGTCGCCGTCTGCTCCACCGGACTCATCGGTGTCCTGCTCCCCATGGACAAGCTGCTCCCCGGCGTCGAGACGGCCGCGGCCCAGCTCTCCGAGCACGGCGGCGAGAAGGCCGCCATCGCCATCAAGACCACCGACACCGTCCACAAGACCTCGGTCGTCACCAAGGACGGCTGGACCGTCGGCGGCATGGCCAAGGGCGCCGGCATGCTCGCGCCGGGCCTCGCCACCATGCTGGTCGTCCTCACCACCGACGCCGACCTCGACAGCGAGACCCTGGACCGCGCCCTGCGCTCCGCCACCAAGGTCACCTTCGACCGGGTCGACTCCGACGGCTGCATGTCCACCAACGACACCGTCCTGCTGCTCGCCTCCGGCTCCTCCGGCATCACCCCCGGGTACGAGGAGTTCGCCGCCGCCGTGGAGACGGTGTGCGCGGACCTCGGCCGGCAGCTCATCGGCGACGCCGAAGGCGCCAGCAAGGACATCAAGGTCGAGGTGATCAACGCGGCCAGCGAGGCGGACGCCGTCGAGGTGGGCCGCTCCATCGCCCGCAACAACCTCCTCAAGTGCGCGATCCACGGCGAGGACCCCAACTGGGGCCGGGTCCTCTCCGCGATCGGCACCACGAGCGCCGCCTTCGAGCCGGACCAGCTCAATGTCGCCATCAACGGCGTCTGGGTGTGCAAGAACGGCTCGGTCGGCGAGGACCGCGAGAAGGTCGACATGCGCTACCGCGAGGTGCACATCGTCGCCGACCTCGCCGCGGGCGCCGAGACCGCGACGATCTGGACCAACGACCTGACCGCCGACTACGTCCACGAGAACAGCGCCTACTCCTCATGA
- a CDS encoding DUF6314 family protein, which produces MDVQPRYWPVGDVLAYLAGRWRVERSVRDRASGDEGHFTGVTVFSALDDGGLLHEESGDFTWQGVTRPATRTLRFLPGSVPGTADVRFADGRPFHELDLSTGWYVAGHPCAADFYRGVFTVRDADHWRTVWGVGGPAKDLLLTTDYVREG; this is translated from the coding sequence ATGGATGTGCAGCCGCGGTACTGGCCCGTCGGCGATGTGCTGGCGTACCTGGCCGGGCGCTGGCGCGTCGAGCGGAGCGTGCGGGATCGGGCGAGCGGGGACGAAGGGCACTTCACGGGAGTGACCGTCTTCAGCGCGCTGGACGACGGCGGCCTGCTGCACGAGGAGTCCGGGGACTTCACCTGGCAGGGCGTGACCCGGCCCGCGACACGAACGCTGCGATTCCTGCCCGGGTCCGTGCCGGGCACGGCTGACGTGCGGTTCGCCGACGGGCGGCCCTTCCACGAGCTGGACCTGAGCACGGGGTGGTACGTCGCCGGCCATCCGTGCGCGGCCGACTTCTACCGCGGCGTGTTCACCGTGCGGGACGCCGACCACTGGCGCACCGTGTGGGGGGTCGGCGGCCCGGCGAAGGATCTGCTGCTGACCACCGACTATGTGCGCGAGGGCTGA
- the argC gene encoding N-acetyl-gamma-glutamyl-phosphate reductase, producing the protein MAVRAAVAGASGYAGGEVLRLLLAHPEVEIGALTGNSNAGQRLGALQPHLLPLADRVLDETTPEALAGHDVVFLALPHGQSAAVAEQLGPDVLVIDMGADFRLKNPADWERFYGSAHAGTWPYGLPELPGARAALEGSKRIAVPGCYPTAVSLALYPAYAAGLAEPEAVIVAASGTSGAGKAPKPHLLGSEVMGSMSPYGVGGGHRHTPEMIQNLSGVAAETVRVSFTPTLAPMPRGILATCSASARPGVTAESLRAAYEKAYADEPFVHLLPEGQWPATASVYGSNAVQVQVAYDAEVDRIIAISAIDNLTKGTAGGAVQSMNIALGLDESTGLTTIGVAP; encoded by the coding sequence ATGGCGGTACGTGCGGCGGTGGCCGGAGCGAGCGGATACGCGGGCGGCGAAGTCCTGCGCCTGCTCCTCGCACACCCCGAGGTCGAGATCGGTGCGCTGACCGGAAACTCGAACGCCGGACAGCGGCTCGGCGCGCTCCAGCCGCATCTGCTGCCGCTGGCCGACCGGGTGCTGGACGAGACCACCCCCGAGGCGCTCGCCGGGCACGACGTGGTCTTCCTGGCGCTGCCGCACGGGCAGTCCGCGGCCGTCGCCGAACAGCTCGGCCCCGACGTTCTCGTGATCGACATGGGCGCCGACTTCCGGCTGAAGAACCCGGCCGACTGGGAGCGGTTCTACGGCTCCGCGCATGCCGGCACCTGGCCCTACGGCCTGCCCGAACTGCCGGGTGCCCGCGCCGCGCTGGAGGGGTCCAAGCGCATCGCGGTGCCCGGTTGCTACCCCACCGCCGTCTCCCTCGCCCTGTACCCGGCCTACGCGGCCGGACTCGCCGAGCCCGAGGCGGTGATCGTCGCCGCGTCCGGCACCTCCGGCGCGGGCAAGGCGCCCAAGCCGCACCTGCTCGGCAGCGAGGTCATGGGCTCCATGTCGCCCTACGGCGTCGGCGGCGGCCACCGGCACACCCCCGAGATGATCCAGAACCTCAGCGGGGTGGCCGCCGAAACCGTGCGGGTCTCCTTCACACCGACGCTGGCCCCGATGCCCCGCGGCATCCTCGCCACGTGCAGCGCCTCGGCCAGGCCCGGCGTCACGGCGGAGTCCCTGCGGGCCGCGTACGAGAAGGCCTACGCCGACGAGCCGTTCGTCCACCTGCTCCCCGAGGGCCAGTGGCCCGCGACGGCGTCCGTCTACGGTTCCAACGCCGTTCAGGTGCAGGTCGCGTACGACGCGGAGGTGGACCGCATCATCGCGATCAGCGCCATCGACAACCTCACCAAGGGCACCGCGGGCGGTGCCGTCCAGAGCATGAACATCGCCCTGGGTCTCGACGAGTCCACCGGGCTGACGACGATCGGAGTTGCGCCGTGA
- a CDS encoding ABATE domain-containing protein produces MDHEAPVYLHQLPVPGEDRYVALALVNTRFTVSHGRVDLLDDTEAAHLWLVRHELLPDRVDLNGRQSGRLRSLREALRGLFEARAAGTPPAADALDTLNAALAAAPATPRLAWTADGPRRADVPDTGNPAAAALSQLAEDATDLLTGADAGQLTECAAQGCARWFLRSHGARRWCTTQCGNRVRAARAYAARKGHSP; encoded by the coding sequence ATGGATCATGAGGCCCCCGTCTACCTGCATCAGCTCCCGGTCCCCGGCGAGGACCGCTACGTCGCGCTGGCGCTCGTCAACACCCGGTTCACCGTCAGCCACGGCCGGGTCGACCTGCTCGACGACACCGAGGCCGCCCATCTGTGGCTCGTCCGGCACGAGCTGCTGCCCGACCGGGTCGATCTCAACGGCAGGCAGTCCGGCCGGCTGCGCAGTCTCCGCGAGGCGCTGCGCGGCCTGTTCGAGGCCCGCGCCGCCGGGACACCTCCCGCCGCCGACGCCCTCGACACCCTGAACGCCGCCCTCGCAGCCGCCCCCGCCACCCCCCGGCTCGCCTGGACCGCCGACGGCCCCCGCCGCGCCGACGTCCCCGACACCGGCAACCCGGCCGCCGCCGCGCTCTCCCAGCTCGCCGAGGACGCCACCGACCTGCTCACCGGCGCCGACGCCGGTCAGCTCACCGAGTGCGCCGCCCAGGGCTGCGCCCGCTGGTTCCTGCGCTCCCACGGCGCCCGCCGCTGGTGCACCACCCAGTGCGGCAACCGGGTCCGGGCGGCCCGGGCCTACGCCGCCCGAAAGGGCCATTCACCCTGA
- a CDS encoding carboxymuconolactone decarboxylase family protein codes for MNNGQSTTREERFAHGLEVLQKVDGEAGQRVVDSLADISPELGHQIVAWAFGEIYDRPGLAPRDRQLVTLGMLTALGGCEAQLDVHVNAALNVGLTAEQITEALLHSAVYCGIPKALNATFAAKKVFAERGLLPLGQQPTQETPATSA; via the coding sequence ATGAACAACGGACAGAGCACCACCCGTGAAGAGCGCTTCGCCCACGGCCTGGAGGTCCTGCAGAAGGTCGACGGTGAGGCCGGGCAGCGGGTCGTCGACTCGCTCGCGGACATCAGCCCCGAGCTGGGCCACCAGATCGTCGCCTGGGCCTTCGGGGAGATCTACGACCGGCCCGGACTCGCCCCGCGCGACCGGCAGCTGGTCACCCTGGGCATGCTCACCGCGCTCGGCGGCTGCGAGGCCCAGCTGGACGTGCATGTGAACGCGGCCCTGAACGTGGGCCTCACGGCGGAGCAGATCACGGAGGCGCTGCTGCACTCCGCCGTGTACTGCGGCATACCGAAGGCGCTGAACGCCACCTTCGCCGCGAAGAAGGTCTTCGCCGAGCGTGGGCTACTGCCCCTCGGACAGCAGCCCACCCAGGAGACGCCGGCTACGTCTGCTTGA
- a CDS encoding YfhO family protein, whose translation MDRTASPDGCRKPARAAALLAAAVAATVYCAAGVLARSFPFGPRTRTVNDLGNQYVPYHAHLWDLLHGHTDGGLLVNWQSGYGASFLPDLGMYVGSPFALLVALFPRDEIDLAVYVITVLKIACAAAAMAWLLLTLRPGRWWAAGLLGASYALCGWTLADADYNLMWLDGLIALPLLCLVGEWTLGRRRRAAGVLLVALAWIANFYTAYMATLGAGLVLLLRLLLARPSRREALATAGRAVLTAVLGMGLAAPLAIVIYLGTKHASPGHFRQFTRAPADDLLARLLPTTYGFGTPGLYVGITALVLALALPFHRAVPGRVRAGWTALVLAVTLSLQWAPTSLAWHAFAVPQGSSYRQTFVLCGLLVIAAWHALAYGPPDWRALGAATALLALITAVASRSTLVRPATWPVLLLAVAGTLGGLALLYRAGPRTRLAGLAVVILLGAQAGEAAVTSADTTKLRLELLDDYAPWGQRQDRQAAAIAGADGWPRYRTDPGREQTVANDPLLVGGQGAQYYSSFTSDVLYRTLTALGGGWTSGGRSLQSLDNAVTDVVFSVGARVHNPPDPHRTHRPADDGPSTVTRRAVPPLVTVRPASDPAPFGPSPYRNQELLLGTRVYTVPRVTVYDDTGRPVADGQVGTGNARTRPTVTARCPAGTQVHLWAPYFSGTARFSGAAARFDSSYPRNRAPMAPLGRTPASGQVRIQLTPNRPSSISAGAVGCLDTARLSTAAARLTATGATDVTVSDGTVRAVLPAHSKGIAVLAAPRIAGWRCATGDGPARPALNHHGLVAVPLDGTSTSLTCTFRPPGLRLGTAVGAVSLIAFVLLTAIPAVRRRRAPRPDFLVTATEGERTKDLIP comes from the coding sequence ATGGACCGCACCGCCTCGCCCGACGGGTGCCGTAAGCCCGCACGCGCCGCCGCCCTGCTCGCCGCGGCCGTCGCGGCCACGGTGTACTGCGCCGCCGGCGTCCTCGCCCGCAGCTTTCCCTTCGGCCCCCGCACCCGCACCGTCAACGACCTGGGCAACCAGTACGTGCCCTACCACGCCCACCTCTGGGACCTGCTGCACGGCCACACCGACGGCGGCCTCCTCGTCAACTGGCAGTCCGGGTACGGCGCCAGCTTCCTGCCCGACCTCGGCATGTATGTCGGCAGCCCGTTCGCGCTCCTCGTCGCCCTCTTCCCCCGGGACGAGATCGACCTCGCGGTCTACGTCATCACGGTCCTGAAGATCGCCTGCGCCGCGGCCGCCATGGCCTGGCTCCTGCTGACGCTGCGCCCCGGCCGCTGGTGGGCGGCGGGTCTGCTCGGGGCGTCGTACGCGCTGTGCGGCTGGACCCTGGCGGACGCCGACTACAACCTGATGTGGCTCGACGGCCTGATCGCCCTGCCGCTGCTGTGCCTGGTCGGCGAGTGGACCCTCGGGCGGCGCCGCCGGGCGGCCGGTGTGCTCCTCGTCGCCCTCGCCTGGATCGCCAACTTCTACACCGCCTACATGGCCACCCTCGGCGCCGGCCTGGTCCTGCTGCTGCGCCTGCTGCTCGCCCGCCCCTCCCGCCGCGAGGCCCTCGCCACGGCCGGCCGTGCCGTCCTCACCGCCGTCCTCGGCATGGGCCTGGCCGCCCCGCTCGCCATCGTCATCTACCTGGGGACCAAGCACGCCTCTCCCGGCCACTTCCGGCAGTTCACGCGGGCGCCGGCCGACGATCTGCTCGCCCGGCTGCTGCCGACGACGTACGGCTTCGGCACCCCAGGCCTCTACGTCGGCATCACCGCCCTCGTCCTCGCCCTCGCGCTGCCCTTCCACCGCGCGGTCCCCGGCCGGGTCCGCGCGGGCTGGACGGCCCTGGTGCTCGCGGTCACCCTGTCGCTCCAGTGGGCGCCCACCAGCCTGGCCTGGCACGCCTTCGCCGTCCCGCAGGGCAGCTCCTACCGGCAGACCTTCGTGCTGTGCGGGCTGCTGGTCATCGCCGCCTGGCACGCCCTGGCGTACGGCCCGCCCGACTGGCGCGCCCTCGGCGCCGCGACCGCGCTGCTCGCCCTGATCACCGCCGTCGCCAGCCGCAGCACGCTGGTCCGCCCGGCGACCTGGCCGGTGCTGTTGCTCGCCGTCGCAGGCACCCTGGGCGGACTCGCCCTGCTGTACCGCGCCGGGCCGCGCACCCGGCTCGCCGGCCTGGCCGTCGTCATCCTGCTGGGCGCGCAGGCGGGGGAGGCGGCCGTCACCTCCGCGGACACCACGAAGCTCCGGCTGGAGCTGCTGGACGACTACGCGCCCTGGGGGCAGCGGCAGGACCGGCAGGCGGCGGCGATCGCCGGTGCCGACGGCTGGCCCCGGTACCGTACCGACCCCGGCCGCGAGCAGACCGTCGCCAACGACCCACTGCTGGTGGGCGGTCAGGGTGCCCAGTACTACAGCAGCTTCACCTCGGACGTCCTCTACCGCACCCTCACCGCACTCGGCGGCGGCTGGACCTCGGGCGGGCGCAGTCTGCAGAGCCTGGACAACGCCGTCACCGACGTCGTGTTCTCCGTCGGCGCCCGGGTCCACAACCCGCCGGACCCGCACCGGACCCACCGGCCGGCGGACGACGGCCCGTCGACCGTCACCCGGCGGGCCGTGCCGCCCCTGGTGACCGTACGGCCCGCGTCCGACCCGGCGCCCTTCGGGCCGTCGCCGTACCGCAACCAGGAACTGCTGCTCGGCACCCGCGTCTACACCGTGCCCCGCGTCACCGTGTACGACGACACCGGCAGGCCGGTCGCGGACGGCCAGGTCGGCACCGGCAACGCCCGGACCCGGCCGACGGTCACGGCCCGCTGCCCGGCCGGGACCCAGGTGCATCTGTGGGCACCGTACTTCTCGGGCACCGCGCGGTTCTCCGGGGCCGCCGCCCGGTTCGATTCGTCGTACCCGCGCAACCGCGCCCCCATGGCACCGCTCGGCCGCACCCCCGCCTCCGGACAGGTCCGCATCCAGCTGACCCCGAACCGCCCCAGCAGCATCTCCGCCGGTGCTGTCGGCTGCCTCGACACCGCCCGGCTGAGTACGGCCGCCGCCCGGCTGACGGCCACGGGAGCCACCGACGTGACCGTCTCCGACGGCACGGTACGGGCCGTGCTCCCCGCCCACAGCAAGGGGATCGCGGTGCTCGCCGCGCCCCGGATCGCCGGCTGGCGGTGCGCCACGGGCGACGGCCCGGCCCGGCCCGCGCTGAACCACCACGGGCTCGTCGCCGTCCCCCTGGACGGTACGTCGACCAGCCTCACCTGCACCTTCCGCCCACCCGGCCTGCGGCTGGGCACGGCTGTCGGGGCGGTCTCACTGATTGCCTTCGTCCTGCTCACCGCCATTCCCGCCGTCCGCCGCCGGCGCGCACCTCGCCCGGATTTCCTGGTGACGGCGACCGAAGGGGAACGTACGAAAGACCTCATTCCCTGA
- the argB gene encoding acetylglutamate kinase has product MSTTRKHTALPKAQILIEALPWLVKHNGKTVVIKFGGNAMIDEDLKAAFAQDVVFLHHAGLKPVVVHGGGPQISAALDRHGIVSEFKAGLRVTTEDAMDVVRMVLAGQVQRELVGLLNQHGPLAVGLTGEDAHTITATKHTPEIDGERVDIGRVGEITDIDTGAIEALLADSRIPVVSSIARSQDDGHVYNVNADTAAAALAAALGAETLMVLTDVEGLYEDWPNSDEVISRLTASQLEKLLPELSSGMVPKMEGCLHAVRNGVTTARVIDGRVQHSILLEIFTDEGIGTMVVPDGAEGEQS; this is encoded by the coding sequence ATGAGCACCACGCGTAAACACACCGCGCTCCCCAAGGCCCAGATCCTCATCGAGGCGCTGCCCTGGCTGGTCAAGCACAACGGCAAGACGGTCGTCATCAAGTTCGGCGGCAACGCCATGATCGACGAGGACCTGAAGGCCGCGTTCGCGCAGGACGTCGTGTTCCTGCACCACGCCGGCCTCAAGCCGGTCGTGGTGCACGGCGGCGGCCCGCAGATCAGCGCCGCCCTCGACCGGCACGGCATCGTCAGCGAGTTCAAGGCGGGCCTGCGCGTCACCACCGAGGACGCCATGGACGTCGTACGGATGGTGCTCGCCGGCCAGGTGCAGCGCGAACTGGTCGGCCTGCTCAACCAGCACGGCCCGCTCGCCGTCGGCCTGACCGGCGAGGACGCCCACACCATCACCGCCACCAAGCACACCCCGGAGATCGACGGCGAACGGGTCGACATCGGCCGGGTCGGCGAGATCACCGACATCGACACCGGCGCGATCGAGGCGCTCCTGGCGGACAGCCGCATCCCGGTCGTCTCCTCGATCGCCCGCTCGCAGGACGACGGACATGTCTACAACGTCAATGCTGATACGGCGGCTGCGGCACTCGCTGCTGCTCTGGGCGCCGAGACACTCATGGTCCTCACCGACGTCGAGGGACTCTACGAGGACTGGCCGAACTCCGACGAGGTGATCAGCCGCCTCACCGCTTCCCAACTGGAGAAGCTGCTGCCGGAGCTGAGCTCCGGCATGGTGCCGAAGATGGAGGGCTGCCTGCACGCCGTACGCAACGGTGTCACGACCGCCCGCGTCATCGACGGCCGGGTCCAGCACTCGATCCTGCTGGAGATCTTCACCGACGAGGGCATCGGCACGATGGTCGTGCCCGACGGAGCCGAGGGGGAACAGTCATGA
- a CDS encoding histidine phosphatase family protein: MPLRVTFVAAARSTPLLAERFEDDRPLDQGGWDEVQRAAGELLPLAAAELRYCSPTPRSRATGDALGYAPLVQLALRDCDMGRWRGLTLGEAMAREPDAVDAWLADPCGTPHGGESLLAFISRVGGWLDTRPVGDGGRIVAVAEPAVVRAALVYALKAPPASYWNIDVRPLSTTTVTGRAGRWNLRFDGVPAQPSRT, from the coding sequence ATGCCACTGAGGGTGACGTTCGTCGCCGCCGCGCGCAGCACCCCGCTGCTCGCGGAGCGGTTCGAGGACGACCGGCCGCTGGACCAGGGCGGCTGGGACGAGGTGCAGCGTGCGGCCGGTGAGCTGCTGCCGCTGGCCGCCGCCGAGCTGCGCTACTGCTCGCCGACCCCGCGCAGCCGGGCCACCGGCGACGCCCTGGGGTACGCCCCGCTGGTCCAGCTCGCCCTGCGCGACTGCGACATGGGCCGCTGGCGCGGGCTGACCCTGGGTGAGGCGATGGCCCGTGAGCCGGACGCGGTGGACGCCTGGCTCGCCGATCCGTGCGGCACTCCGCACGGTGGCGAGTCCCTGCTGGCCTTCATCTCCCGGGTGGGCGGCTGGCTGGACACCCGGCCGGTCGGGGACGGCGGCCGGATCGTCGCCGTCGCCGAGCCCGCCGTGGTCCGCGCGGCCCTGGTCTACGCACTGAAGGCGCCGCCCGCGAGCTACTGGAACATCGACGTGCGCCCGCTGTCCACGACCACCGTCACCGGCCGCGCGGGCCGCTGGAACCTCCGCTTCGACGGCGTCCCCGCTCAGCCCTCGCGCACATAG
- a CDS encoding cysteine desulfurase → MAFDVDALRKDFPILERTLDGGVPLVYLDSGATTQKPLQVLDAERDFYLTRNAAVHRGAHQLAGEATEGYEQARATVARFIGAAADEVVFTRNTTEGINLVAYALGNAGRLGPGDRIVVTEMEHHANLVPWQQLAERTGARLDWFGLTDEGRLDLSRADELLDERTKVLALTHQSNVLGTLNPVRELADRAHAFGTLVVVDGAQSVPHRPVDVTDLGADFLAFSGHKMLGPNGVGVLWGRAELLAGLPPFLTGGSMIEIVEMDHSTFLPPPQRFEAGVPVTSQAVGLAAAVEYLERLGMAEVAAYEDTLTARALALLAEVPGVRIVGPSGLADRGSAVSFTVDGIHPHDVGQVLDDRGVAVRVGHHCARPIVRRYGIPATTRASFYVYNTLAEVDALVEGVRAAQRYFGV, encoded by the coding sequence GTGGCCTTCGACGTGGACGCGCTGCGCAAGGACTTCCCGATCCTGGAGCGGACCCTGGACGGTGGCGTGCCGCTCGTCTACCTGGACTCCGGTGCCACCACGCAGAAACCTCTCCAGGTCCTGGACGCCGAGCGGGATTTCTACCTGACCCGCAACGCGGCCGTGCACCGCGGGGCGCACCAGCTCGCGGGCGAGGCCACGGAAGGCTACGAGCAGGCGCGGGCCACGGTGGCCCGGTTCATCGGGGCCGCCGCCGACGAGGTGGTCTTCACCCGGAACACCACCGAGGGCATCAACCTCGTCGCCTACGCGCTGGGCAACGCCGGCCGGCTCGGTCCGGGCGACCGGATCGTGGTGACGGAGATGGAGCACCACGCGAACCTCGTCCCCTGGCAGCAGCTGGCCGAGCGGACCGGGGCGCGGCTGGACTGGTTCGGCCTCACCGACGAGGGCCGGCTCGATCTGTCCCGGGCCGACGAGCTGCTGGACGAGCGCACCAAGGTGCTCGCCCTCACCCACCAGTCCAACGTCCTCGGCACGCTCAACCCGGTGCGCGAACTGGCCGACCGCGCCCATGCGTTCGGCACCCTGGTGGTCGTGGACGGAGCCCAGTCGGTGCCGCACCGCCCGGTCGACGTCACGGACCTGGGCGCGGACTTCCTCGCCTTCTCCGGGCACAAGATGCTCGGCCCGAACGGCGTCGGTGTGCTGTGGGGCCGGGCGGAGCTGCTCGCGGGTCTGCCGCCGTTCCTCACCGGCGGCTCGATGATCGAGATCGTGGAGATGGACCACAGCACCTTCCTGCCCCCGCCCCAGCGCTTCGAGGCGGGCGTGCCGGTGACCTCCCAGGCGGTGGGTCTGGCGGCGGCGGTGGAGTACCTGGAGCGCCTGGGCATGGCGGAGGTGGCGGCGTACGAGGACACGCTCACCGCCCGCGCCCTGGCCCTGCTCGCCGAGGTCCCGGGCGTCCGGATCGTCGGCCCGTCCGGCCTCGCCGACCGGGGCTCGGCCGTCTCGTTCACGGTCGACGGCATCCACCCGCACGACGTCGGCCAGGTGCTGGACGACCGGGGCGTGGCCGTCCGCGTCGGCCACCACTGTGCCCGCCCGATCGTGCGGCGCTACGGCATCCCGGCGACGACCCGGGCGAGCTTCTACGTCTACAACACCCTGGCCGAGGTGGACGCCCTGGTGGAGGGTGTGCGGGCGGCTCAGCGGTACTTCGGGGTCTGA